The DNA region CAAAGGCCGTGAACGCCACACCAATTGGGAGAAGCCCAAATCCGGAAAACCGTTCCTGGATCATGGCCCCGCCGACGGAGGCCGCCCCCAAGGCGGCAAGTCCAAGGCTGATCCCAAATTTTTGGCGCAATCCGGCGGCGGCAACCAACAGCAACGCGAATCCGAACCGCACCGGGTCCAGGGCCAGTTCACCAAAAGATGGGACTGATCCGGCCTTAGCCAACAGAGCCAATCCCAGCACGGCGGCGGCACCCATCGGCAACGCCAGTTTGGAGAATCTTTCAGCAGATAGTCGTTCAGCCTTGGTCATCTGTTGCATTGCTTTCAACCTTACTCGGCATTGCGCCTTCAGTTGGAGGTTTTTGGCGGGGAGACGTACCGGATCCCCAGGTCTTGGTTGATCTCCAACCCTTGTTCCTTGGTGTAAAAGCCTTCGCGGTCGACCGATTTACAGGTTGCGATGGCCTTGCCGCCTTTGATTTCGACGTTGACCGTTTGGGGGAATCCGGCCATCTGAATTGTTTTCGACCCTGGTTTAAGGCCTTCTGTCAGCAGGACATTCAAGACGGCGCGGGCTTGAAGGATCCGGACGGTCATCCGACCGAATTGCTCGAATTTGTAGGGGATTGCATCGACAAGGTAGTCGGTTTCGATTTTCCTTCCGGCTTTTTGCCGATCTAGGATGATCTTATCGATTTTTTTGCCAAGGACTTCGTGTTCCTCCGAAAAGTCGGATTGCTCCAAGATATCGATAAAAACTTGGGCCAGCCGGCCTTGGATCGCCCTTTTGGTTTGCGTTTTGGAGAACTTGGGCATATCCCGCTCCATAGTCGCGACTTCGATGACCGACATGTCTTCTTTGCTGACATCAGGGAGTTGGCGCCCAAGCTGCATGAGTTCTTGGGCATAGCGGACAACGACAGGCTTCAACGACATCACCGGAAGTTCGGGCGAGACAACGGCCAGGAGGCGATCTTTGAGGTCTGGGGTCAATTTAGGGTTTTCCACCAGATCTCCGGCAAGCCTGAGGAGGTCTGCATTGACGCCGTACCAGAAAACGATCGCGGCTTCGGACGGCTCGCGGACAACCGCCTGTTGGATGCTGGACATCATCTCAATGCTGGCGACGGCATCTTCCAGCCGGCCCTCTTGGATGGCTAGCAAGGCATAACTCCGGAGGGAACTCGTGACCCGCTTAGAGGCCATGGACTTCCGTTTGTTCAAGAAATCGTTGTAACTCGGGAGTTTTGGTTCGGCCACATCGGCGGCCTGTTTGGCCAGGAGTTCCTTCTGGGTTGGGTCGGCAAGCACTATGCCGGCGATTTCGGGTGTTTCGGCAATGCTGTCGCGGGCATGGATCCACGGCGTTTTTGCATATTGGGTGATGAACTCGTCTTTGTAGAATTCGTGGGGTTGCCCTTCCAAGCTGGCCCCGAGCTTGCCGAGTTTATCGATCCGTTGCTCAAGGGTCGAATCCGGCAAGCCGATGGCATCTTGGTAGTCCAGGTATTGCTTGAGGTATCGGCCCCCGAGCACAAGGCTGAGGACGCCCAAGACGATGAGCCCGCCGATCAAGACAGGCTTTCGCTTGCGTTCCGGTTGGCTCACCGGCCCCCCGTGGCGGTGTAAAACCGGGCTGTTAGGTTGCTGGAATGTGGGTTGACCATATGTTGACTCGACTAGTTGGCCCCACCTTGTGAAGCCTCATTGGCCGGAACGAAGTAGCGGACGCCGAGTTCCTGGCTGATTTCAAGGCCGTTCTGGTTTTTGTAATAGCCGTGCCGGTCGATGCCTTTGCACACGACTGTTGTCCGGCCCTTTTCGGTATCCACAACAACCTTTTGGGGGAAACCTGCAACCGTGACCTCTTTAGTACCCAGCGAGAACGACCGGTCGAGGATCACATTCATGACGGCCCGGGCTTCGAGGATCCTTGCCGTCATCCGGCCAAACTGTTCGAATCTCGCCGGGACGGCCGAGACCAAATAGTAAGAGTCGATCTTTTCGCCCTTTTTCTGGTGGGCTTCGATCATGTCATCGATCTTCACCCCCAAGGTCTCGGGTGGTTCCGTGAAGTCGATTTTTTCCAAGACGTCGATGAATGTTTGCGCCAGTTGCCCCCGGATGGCGGCCGCCATATCCTTTTGCTTGAGGTCGGGGAACTGCCGTTGGGTCATGAAGTCGAGGGTGTCCTTTTCTTCTTGTGTGGCGTCGGCGAGGTGCGCCGAAAACACCATCATTTCCTGGCTGTACCGGACGAGGATCGATTTAAGCGGCATGACCGGCAGATCGGGGTCGACCAGTTTTTTCAGCCGGGCACGTTGGCTTTCGGTGAGCCCTGGCTTTTCAGAAAGGTCGGCCATGTTGCGCATCATGTCGGCATTGATTCCGAACCAATAGATGAAACTGGCTTCGCATGGTTCGGGAACCACGGCCTGCTGGAGTCCGGAAAGCATTTCCATGGCCCTGACGGCATCTTCCAAGCGGCCGTCGGCAATCGATTGGTTGATGAACACGCGCAGGGAGCCAGCAGTGCGCTTGGAAGCAACGGCATTGCGCTTCATCAAAAAGTCGTCAGGGCCGGGGATCCCGGTTTTTGCCGGTGCGGCGGCCAATGCGGCCAACTTGCCCCATTCCGCTTGGTCTGCCAAGACCGTTTTGGCGATTTCCGGCGTTTCGTCGCCCACGCGCGGTTCCTTCCATTTGGCGGTTTGGTAGTGGCCGATCAACTCGGCATTGTGGAAGTCTTGGGTTTCGCCAACGGTGGGCGCGCCCAGCTTTGCCAATTTGGCGATGCGTTGGTCAACAGTGGCGGCGGGCGTGCCGAAATGCTGTTGGTACTCCAGGTAACCCTGGACGCCTTTTGTGCCGAAGACGGCGCCGAGTGTGGCAAGTGCCAAGACCCCGGTGATGAGGATTGGGCTTTTTCGTTTTGGTTGGTCGGTCATGGTGTCTTGTCCGGGCTACCCGGCATCAATCGAGGGCCTGCGTGAGAACGGCCTTGGCGACTTCTTCGGGAGTGGTCAATCCTTGCAGGACTTTGCGCCGGCCGTCTTCAATCATGGTGTAAAAGCCTTGTTCCCGGGCGACTTTCAGCAGTTCGGGATAGTCGGCATGGTGGGTGATGGCCTGTTTGAAGTCGCGGGTCCCCGTGACAAGTTCAAATATCCCCATCCTGCCCTTAAAGCCGCTGCCTCGGCAGTTGTCGCACCCTTTGCCCTTTTTGAGGGTCGCATTCGGCATGTCGTTTGCCGTAATGCCGATTTGTTCCAATTCGTCCCGTCCATAGGGGAACGGCTCTGTGCATTTGGGGCAATTCTTGCGGACGAGCCGCTGGGCCATGATAGCGACGGTGACCCCGGAGATGAGGTACCACTCCGCCCCCATGTCAACCATGCGACCGATGGCTTCCAGGGCATTGTTGGTGTGGAGCGTGCTGAGCACCAAGTGTCCGGTGAGGCCGGCCTGGATGGCGATTTTGAGCGATTCGGGGTCGCGGATTTCGCCGACCATCATGACGTCAGGGTCTTGCCGGAGAAAGGCGCGCATCACCCGGGGGAACGGGTTTTTCTCGGTCACCTGGACCTGGGCGATGTTCGCATCAAATTCATATTCGATGGGATCTTCGACCGTCACGACGTTGCGGTGTTTGCTGTCGAGTTGGTTAAGCGAGGCGTAGAGCGTGGATGTTTTCCCGCTCCCGGTCGGCCCGGTGACGAGAATGAGCCCATAGGGGACTTGGATGGCTTCCCGCCATTTGGCTTCGGTTTCGGGTTGCATCCCAAGGTCTTCCAAGTCGACCCGCATAGCTTGTGGGTCGAGGAGCCTCATCACGAACTTTTCGCCGTTGAGG from Armatimonadota bacterium includes:
- a CDS encoding type II/IV secretion system protein, with product MDYTAESGNWGAAKKFRLIIREQGQTREMGGNEMSLAVGIVDNIMMNALDTGTSDIHLQPERDQLRIRFRQDGQLQENGQLPPEQATNVLARLKLSAGMRIDEQREPQDGRIDMEYNGRRLSARASCIPSLNGEKFVMRLLDPQAMRVDLEDLGMQPETEAKWREAIQVPYGLILVTGPTGSGKTSTLYASLNQLDSKHRNVVTVEDPIEYEFDANIAQVQVTEKNPFPRVMRAFLRQDPDVMMVGEIRDPESLKIAIQAGLTGHLVLSTLHTNNALEAIGRMVDMGAEWYLISGVTVAIMAQRLVRKNCPKCTEPFPYGRDELEQIGITANDMPNATLKKGKGCDNCRGSGFKGRMGIFELVTGTRDFKQAITHHADYPELLKVAREQGFYTMIEDGRRKVLQGLTTPEEVAKAVLTQALD